One region of Zingiber officinale cultivar Zhangliang chromosome 7B, Zo_v1.1, whole genome shotgun sequence genomic DNA includes:
- the LOC122003650 gene encoding uncharacterized protein LOC122003650, with product MVGEERQRKSSKKNKTEKIPQRGLGVAQLEKIRCMEEQQRIAGASSSDFSTQGLGFPPPPLTTAAVMKPRAASTFFTDYHHHHHHHQRQQPPPPPGFIPMVWNAAVDAKEASLVRKIGVPLHRMKQPPPPPPPIASLQANSPTCHRMEPPSNQNNSNNYDLLSCWRSEQNKNSVEMMVCNKRPPPAAAFHPDEVVVAGNQEAYCPRKHPFLSNECSRATGSNLVRLQFQASRGNTSTPIVNSTSSDLYIDKGIKENCGVHDGNFLSLASVSAPSLTQYDHCDFSLKNAQKNTVNVSSSNELPFYDFLLIAPIRDEETTMLEIKESPTGDIDLNLRL from the exons ATGGTGGGCGAGGAGCGACAGCGCAAGTCGTCGAAGAAGAACAAGACAGAGAAGATCCCGCAGCGCGGCCTCGGCGTCGCGCAGTTGGAGAAGATCCGGTGCATGGAGGAGCAGCAGAGGATCGCCGGCGCGTCCTCCTCCGACTTCTCCACGCAAGGGTTGGGATTCCCGCCACCGCCTCTGACCACCGCCGCCGTCATGAAACCCCGAGCCGCCTCCACTTTTTTCACGGactaccaccaccaccaccaccaccaccaacggCAACAACCACCGCCGCCGCCGGGGTTTATTCCGATGGTCTGGAACGCAGCCGTCGATGCAAAAGAAGCCTCGCTGGTGAGGAAGATCGGAGTCCCTCTTCATCGTATGAAgcaaccgccgccgccgccgccgccgatcGCATCTTTGCAGGCGAATTCTCCCACATGTCACCGGATGGAGCCCCCTTCAAACCAAAACAACTCAAACAACTACGACTTGCTCTCTTGCTGGAGATCAGAACAAAACAAG AATTCAGTAGAGATGATGGTCTGCAACAAGCGGCCACCGCCGGCGGCGGCTTTTCATCCTGATGAGGTCGTCGTCGCCGGGAATCAGGAAGCTTATTGCCCTCGTAAGCACCCTTTCCTCTCCAATGAATGCTCTCGCGCTACCGGAAGTAACTTGGTTAGACTTCAATTCCAAGCTTCTAG AGGAAACACATCGACTCCAATTGTGAACTCGACGAGTTCAGATCTCTACATTGATAAAGGGATCAAGGAAAATTGTGGTGTTCATGATGGCAATTTCCTTAGCCTGGCTTCAGTTTCAGCACCAAGTCTGACACAGTATGATCATTGTGATTTCAGTTTGAAGAATGCTCAG AAAAACACAGTCAACGTCTCTTCATCTAATGAGTTGCCATTCTATGATTTCTTGCTCATTGCTCCAATCAGAGATGAGGAAACAACAATGCTCGAGATAAAGGAATCACCTACTGGCGATATTGATCTCAACCTGAGACTTTAG